One genomic region from Argentina anserina chromosome 2, drPotAnse1.1, whole genome shotgun sequence encodes:
- the LOC126782595 gene encoding uncharacterized protein LOC126782595: protein MMVAKDEWTRAAMADDVLVVELLIRLKESRASSSSSSLLQYSFTAKSVLPRWGMRLPRSKASSSSAAAAASSSRCDVVWRRSSSCKKDDSTRCSPTTPLSWSSGSGSGGGSPSGTADGCEESSRPRSKGTATYESASTTNGVKRARKKKSYDELKEEETSLLRERTNLRKEIATLQTTLKEQRVKNENLKRVKLDLNLHSPASNLIAYFDGAENAIASQAHRRLAPPSFTHLLSHATPTPYVHPFPQLDPGHEHKAVSSSENNSFVLPDLNMLPDLNMAPCEEDSGSGMLYGLS, encoded by the exons ATGATGGTGGCGAAGGACGAGTGgacgagggcggcgatggcgGACGACGTCCTCGTCGTCGAGCTACTGATTCGGCTCAAGGAGTCGCGAGCTTCGTCCTCGTCGTCGTCGCTTCTCCAGTACTCTTTCACGGCCAAGTCCGTGCTTCCGCGGTGGGGGATGCGGCTGCCACGCAGCAAGGCGTCTTCGTCGTCTGCGGCGGCGGCTGCGTCTTCCTCGAGATGCGACGTCGTGTGGCGGAGGAGTAGCAGCTGCAAGAAAGACGATTCGACTAGATGCAGCCCTACCACGCCGCTGTCGTGGAGCAGCGGCAGCGGCAGCGGCGGTGGCTCGCCGTCCGGCACTGCCGATGGATGCGAAGAGTCCAGCCGGCCCAGATCCAAg GGTACTGCTACATATGAATCAGCTAGCACCACCAATGGAGTCAAGAGggcaaggaagaagaag TCATATGATGAGCTTAAAGAGGAGGAAACTTCGTTGTTGAGAGAAAGGACTAATCTGAGAAAGGAAATAGCGACATTACAGACTACCTTGAAAGAGCAAAGAGTCAAAAATGAGAATTTAAAGAGAGTGAAG CTTGACTTGAACTTGCATTCTCCTGCCTCAAATTTGATCGCGTACTTTGATGGAGCGGAGAATGCTATTGCCAGTCAGGCCCATCGGAGATTAGCACCACCTAGTTTCACACATTTGCTCTCACATGCCACACCGACACCGTATGTTCATCCGTTTCCACAATTGGATCCCGGCCATGAACACAAGGCTGTTTCTTCATCTGAAAACAATTCTTTCGTGCTGCCTGATCTAAACATGCTGCCTGATCTAAACATGGCACCTTGCGAGGAGGACTCTGGTTCGGGAATGTTATACGGGTTGAGCTGA
- the LOC126782877 gene encoding aberrant root formation protein 4, whose protein sequence is MPDPPDHSSPVLQHLLLSLSHSADQPRTSAPELIHFLNSISAQSDPENQDSEPAAFQTLTQLHQFISSRSDQAVFDQLLFELPKAVAEFGGVSERCLEVVESIIDRFVSMCGARDMLAVLSEALYDLTEKGGDYGYVVPLLSGFSKAFLCLQRRHFEQVKEATGIILKVLKAVSLELEDEAELQKIFDRAVGIAKSIQEVCMKLESGVDEKLSALLGLYVLQIMALVSMNFEAFSAHPFLLQLSSFFQFCGLSYIGLITGSDVDKVSRIVTGDDGDLNAGCFSDVKCGASVSVMWGRASNEVATAAHEDLTAVKDELQNNQTKRWQAFGMLKHILASHTLSWELKKHVINFLLSIKGGNISSGDKHGDFSSDMPGLFAVLQAVQVVIMYTSDTELRKSAFDAFKWILSDIPASHRFDIVKALITASDSSSMIAILLDIVKGEMHKESCKEMGNDEALQEENSAHSPSSLWTADVLELVELILRPPKGGPPSFPEHTDSVLSALNLYRYVLIAESRGKTNYTGVLSRSNLKKAYHEWFLPLRTLVTGIVAKNKNENDELAVNTLCAFNPVELVLYRCIELVEEKLKEST, encoded by the exons ATGCCAGACCCACCGGACCACTCCTCTCCCGTTCTCCAACACCTCCTACTCTCACTCTCCCACTCCGCCGATCAACCACGAACCTCAGCCCCGGAGCTCATCCACTTCCTCAATTCAATCTCAGCTCAATCAGACCCGGAAAACCAAGACTCCGAACCCGCTGCCTTCCAAACCCTCACTCAACTCCACCAGTTCATCTCTTCTCGATCAGACCAG GCGGTCTTTGATCAGCTCTTGTTTGAGTTGCCGAAGGCGGTTGCGGAGTTCGGAGGCGTCTCGGAGAGGTGCCTGGAGGTGGTGGAGAGCATTATCGATCGGTTTGTGTCAATGTGTGGAGCTAGAGATATGCTTGCGGTTCTTAGCGAA GCATTGTATGATCTCACTGAGAAAGGCGGGGACTATGGCTATGTTGTGCCTCTGCTCTCGGGGTTTTCAAAAG CATTTCTTTGCCTTCAGAGGCGTCACTTTGAGCAAGTAAAAGAAGCTACTGGTATTATCCTTAAAGTTTTGAAGGCCGTGTCATTAGAGTTGGAAGATGAAGCAGAAttacaaaaaatatttgatagAGCTGTGGGCATTGCCAAGTCCATACAGGAAGTCTGCATGAAGTTG GAAAGTGGAGTAGATGAAAAGCTTTCTGCTCTCCTTGGTCTTTATGTCTTACAGATTATG GCTCTTGTCAGCATGAATTTTGAAGCTTTCAGTGCACACCCCTTTCTGCTGCAGCTATCTAGTTTCTTCCAGTTTTGTGGTTTGTCATATATTGGCTTAATTACTGGGTCTGATGTTGACAAAGTAAGTAGGATTGTGACAGGGG ACGATGGAGATTTAAATGCTGGATGTTTCTCTGACGTCAAATGTGGTGCATCTGTTTCAG TGATGTGGGGTCGTGCTTCTAATGAGGTTGCTACGGCTGCTCATGAGGATTTGACTGCTGTCAAGGATGAACTTCAGAATAATCAGACTAAGAGGTGGCAAGCTTTTGGCATGCTAAAGCACATTCTAGCTTCTCACACTCTGTCATGGGAACTCAAAAAACATGTGATCAATTTCTTGCTTAGTATCAAAGGTGGAAATATTTCTTCTGGTGACAAACATGGTGACTTCTCATCTGACATGCCAGGCCTTTTTGCTGTTCTGCAG GCTGTTCAAGTGGTCATCATGTATACATCAGACACAGAGCTGAGGAAGAGTGCCTTTGATGCATTTAAATGG ATTCTGTCCGATATACCAGCTTCTCATAGATTTGACATTGTAAAGGCTCTTATCACAGCAAGTGATTCTTCCTCTATG ATTGCAATCCTTTTAGATATTGTTAAAGGAGAGATGCACAAGGAAAGTTGCAAAGAAATGGGAAATGATGAAGCTTTGCAAGAAGAAAATAGTGCACATTCCCCTTCATCATTGTGGACTGCCGATGTCCTAGAATTGGTGGAGTTGATTCTAAGGCCCCCGAAGGGAGGACCTCCATCCTTCCCTGAGCATACTGATTCG GTCCTGTCTGCACTCAACTTGTACCGATATGTATTGATAGCAGAATCAAGAG GAAAGACCAACTACACTGGAGTACTTTCCAGAAGCAATTTAAAGAAAGCCTATCATGAATGGTTTCTACCTCTTCGTACCCTAGTTACAGGCATAGTGGCAAAgaacaagaatgaaaatgatgAGCTTGCAGTCAACACTCTTTGTGCCTTTAACCCAGTTGAGTTAGTTTTGTACCGCTGTATAGAGCTTGTTGAAGAAAAGCTGAAAGAGTCTACATAA